In a genomic window of Fibrobacter sp. UWH4:
- a CDS encoding response regulator — protein METKKRIGIVSIATIVAPIIVIILVLGTIFTGRHASGDTEKAVRNVTLLFMNELANRREQVVASKLNGYINDLDVAVGLLSKEDLASTASLQSYQLRMKQLYGLEKFAFVDTTGLIYTSRGTRTDIDLYNFDYRTLAKSEISLKKNSEEKKTVVIAVPVDRLAFNGRVLVVCFMEIDMNRMLEGISLESDRQGITFCNIYSKAGNSLTNLVLGGLASGDNLLAAMEKASFEKGFSMEKMRSDFANHEAGVVSFEYNGIRETMYYVPIHSTDWMLTYLIRESVISEQIGSISEDILERSLLLSGIIALVLLIVFLILFMQIRRTSQLKLEKEVADAESRIKQEKLEEQLALQQKLVEEERKRNEQRTMITALASDYRSVYYLNLDTGMAICYRKDGTVPVPFKEGDEIGYLENFKTYAEKFVAPESREKFLAFIQPENVRAGVAKNKIYTLRYLANHGGKESYEMLRMAGVHNAGDAPDAPLRIVGFGFSDIDEEMRDSLAKSQALSDALKTAEEASKAKTIFLSNMSHEIRTPMNAIIGLDSLALHEPEISPKTRGYLEKIGSSAEHLLSLINEILDMSRIESGRTKINSEEFSFPKLLEQVNTIIDDQSRTKGLNYSCHVAGSLDDYYVGDVTKIRQILINILGNAVKFTPKGGNIDLNVEKIAAFDNKSTLVFKISDTGIGISKEFLPKIFDTFTQENATTAFEYGSSGLGMAITKGIVDMMNGKIDVESEKGKGTTFCVTLTLNDSMRKQATDDEIEIHPSEMSVLVVDDDEIALGHAKLVLGKAGVLTDTVLTGKEAVEMAKLHHARREPYNLIVVDWQMPEMNGIETAREIRKVTGDESAIIILTAYNWDDILDEALAAGVDCFISKPLFSGILLDEFKNALRRKKEHTSLAKNKAELAGKRVLLAEDMDVNAQIMMEVLKMRDLQVELAVNGRKALEMFRDHPEGYYDAILMDVRMPEMDGLEATAAIRKLERSDAKKVPIIALTANAFDEDVQRSLQVGMNAHLSKPVEPDVLFETLEELL, from the coding sequence ATGGAAACGAAAAAAAGAATCGGGATTGTAAGTATCGCCACTATCGTGGCCCCCATCATCGTTATCATCCTTGTGCTGGGGACAATCTTCACGGGTCGCCATGCGAGCGGAGATACGGAAAAGGCCGTGCGCAACGTAACGCTCCTCTTTATGAACGAACTCGCGAACCGCCGCGAACAGGTGGTGGCGTCGAAATTGAACGGCTACATCAACGACCTGGATGTGGCGGTGGGCCTGCTTTCAAAAGAAGACCTCGCAAGTACCGCAAGCTTGCAGAGCTACCAGCTCCGCATGAAGCAACTGTACGGTCTAGAAAAGTTCGCCTTCGTGGACACTACGGGTCTCATCTACACATCCCGCGGTACGCGCACCGACATTGATCTCTATAATTTCGATTACAGGACCCTGGCAAAATCCGAAATTTCATTAAAGAAAAACAGTGAAGAAAAGAAGACTGTTGTCATTGCCGTGCCTGTGGACCGTCTTGCCTTTAATGGTCGGGTTTTGGTCGTGTGCTTCATGGAAATCGACATGAACCGCATGCTGGAAGGTATTTCGCTGGAATCCGACCGGCAGGGAATTACATTTTGCAACATCTACTCGAAGGCGGGCAATTCGCTTACGAACCTGGTGCTAGGTGGGCTTGCGAGCGGCGACAATCTGCTTGCCGCCATGGAAAAAGCCAGCTTCGAAAAGGGGTTCTCCATGGAAAAGATGCGCTCCGACTTCGCGAACCACGAGGCGGGCGTCGTTTCCTTCGAGTATAACGGCATCCGTGAAACTATGTACTATGTTCCCATCCATTCTACGGACTGGATGCTGACTTACCTTATCCGCGAAAGCGTCATCTCCGAGCAAATCGGTTCCATTTCGGAAGACATTTTGGAACGCAGCCTTCTGCTATCCGGAATTATCGCGCTAGTGCTCTTAATCGTGTTCCTGATTCTCTTCATGCAAATCAGGCGTACTTCTCAACTCAAGTTAGAAAAAGAGGTGGCCGATGCCGAAAGCCGCATCAAGCAGGAAAAACTGGAAGAACAGCTTGCGCTCCAGCAGAAGTTAGTTGAAGAAGAACGCAAGAGGAACGAACAGCGTACCATGATTACCGCGCTTGCGTCAGATTACCGCAGCGTCTACTACCTGAACCTGGATACCGGAATGGCGATATGCTACCGCAAGGACGGCACCGTTCCGGTACCTTTCAAGGAAGGGGACGAAATCGGCTACCTGGAAAATTTCAAAACCTATGCCGAAAAGTTTGTCGCACCGGAATCTCGCGAAAAGTTCCTCGCCTTTATACAGCCCGAAAACGTGCGCGCGGGTGTCGCGAAGAACAAGATCTATACCTTGCGCTACCTGGCAAACCATGGCGGCAAGGAAAGCTACGAAATGCTGCGCATGGCGGGCGTGCACAATGCCGGCGACGCCCCGGATGCTCCGCTCCGCATTGTGGGCTTCGGCTTCTCCGATATCGACGAGGAAATGCGCGATTCCCTTGCCAAGAGCCAGGCCCTTTCCGATGCGCTCAAGACGGCAGAAGAGGCGAGCAAGGCGAAGACCATATTCCTCTCCAACATGAGCCACGAAATCCGCACGCCCATGAACGCGATTATCGGCCTCGACAGCCTTGCGCTGCACGAACCCGAGATTTCGCCGAAGACGCGCGGCTACCTGGAAAAGATCGGCTCCTCTGCAGAACACCTGCTGAGCCTTATCAACGAGATTCTGGACATGAGCCGCATCGAGAGTGGCCGCACGAAGATCAATAGCGAAGAATTCTCGTTCCCCAAGCTTTTGGAGCAGGTGAACACCATCATCGACGACCAGAGCCGCACCAAGGGCCTGAACTATTCGTGCCATGTGGCGGGCAGTCTGGACGACTACTACGTCGGCGACGTCACCAAGATTCGTCAGATTCTCATCAACATCCTGGGCAATGCGGTCAAGTTCACCCCGAAGGGCGGAAACATCGACCTCAACGTGGAAAAGATTGCCGCGTTCGACAACAAGTCCACGCTCGTCTTCAAGATTAGCGATACCGGTATCGGCATCAGCAAGGAATTCCTGCCCAAGATTTTCGACACGTTCACTCAGGAAAACGCCACCACGGCTTTCGAGTACGGCAGCAGTGGCCTCGGCATGGCGATTACCAAGGGTATCGTCGACATGATGAACGGCAAGATCGATGTGGAAAGCGAAAAGGGCAAGGGGACCACGTTCTGCGTGACGCTCACCCTCAACGACAGCATGCGCAAGCAGGCGACCGACGACGAAATCGAAATCCACCCGAGCGAAATGAGCGTGCTGGTGGTGGACGACGACGAGATTGCCCTGGGGCACGCGAAACTCGTGCTCGGCAAGGCGGGAGTCCTCACCGACACGGTGCTTACGGGCAAGGAAGCGGTGGAGATGGCGAAACTCCACCACGCGAGACGCGAGCCCTACAACCTGATTGTGGTTGACTGGCAGATGCCCGAGATGAACGGCATCGAGACGGCGCGCGAAATCCGCAAGGTGACCGGCGACGAGTCCGCCATTATCATATTGACGGCCTACAACTGGGACGACATCCTGGACGAGGCCCTGGCAGCCGGCGTGGACTGCTTCATTTCTAAGCCCTTGTTCTCGGGAATCCTGCTGGACGAATTCAAGAACGCCCTCCGGCGCAAGAAGGAACACACCTCGCTTGCGAAGAACAAGGCGGAACTTGCCGGAAAGCGGGTTCTCCTTGCCGAAGACATGGATGTCAACGCGCAGATCATGATGGAAGTGCTGAAGATGCGGGACTTGCAGGTGGAACTGGCCGTAAACGGTCGCAAGGCCCTGGAAATGTTCCGCGACCATCCCGAAGGCTACTACGATGCCATCCTTATGGATGTGCGCATGCCCGAAATGGACGGCCTCGAGGCGACAGCCGCCATCCGCAAGCTGGAGCGCTCCGACGCCAAGAAGGTTCCCATTATCGCGCTCACGGCAAACGCCTTCGACGAAGACGTGCAGCGGAGCCTGCAGGTGGGCATGAATGCGCACCTGAGCAAGCCGGTAGAACCCGACGTACTCTTCGAGACGCTCGAGGAATTGCTGTAA
- the groL gene encoding chaperonin GroEL (60 kDa chaperone family; promotes refolding of misfolded polypeptides especially under stressful conditions; forms two stacked rings of heptamers to form a barrel-shaped 14mer; ends can be capped by GroES; misfolded proteins enter the barrel where they are refolded when GroES binds): MAKQLKFDVAARESLMKGVDKLANAVKVTLGPKGRNVMIAKAFGAPNVTKDGVSVAKEVELEDAYENLGAQMAKEVANKTSDAAGDGTTTATVLAQAITREGLKNVAAGANPMDIKRGMDAAVDAVITEIGKMAVKINGKEHIAQVATISANNDPEIGELLANAMEKVGNDGVITIEESKTAETVLDVVEGMQFDRGYLSPYFVTNTDSMEVALENPYILLYDKKISTMKDLLPMLEHVAKQGKSLLIIAEDVDGEALATLVVNKMRGTLKVAAVKAPGFGDRRKAMLEDIAILTGGMLVSEDTGAKLEDAPVTVLGQAKSITITKDNTTIVEGAGDAASIKGRIAQIKKQIEATTSDYDREKLQERLAKLAGGVAVIKVGAATEVEMKEKKDRVDDAMHATRAAVEEGIVPGGGVALIRAEKAIDALKFDNADQKTGAAIIRRAIEEPLRQIVQNAGLEGSVVVNKVKEGKDSFGYNAKTDTYEDLIKAGVIDPAKVTRTALKNASSIASMILTTDCVIAEKKEPKPAAPAMDPSMGMGGMM, translated from the coding sequence ATGGCAAAGCAACTTAAGTTTGATGTAGCAGCTCGCGAATCCCTGATGAAGGGTGTCGACAAACTCGCCAACGCAGTCAAGGTCACCCTCGGTCCTAAGGGCCGCAACGTGATGATCGCAAAGGCCTTCGGTGCCCCGAACGTCACCAAGGACGGCGTGTCCGTCGCTAAGGAAGTGGAACTGGAAGACGCCTACGAAAACCTCGGCGCCCAGATGGCCAAGGAAGTCGCCAACAAGACTTCTGACGCTGCTGGTGACGGTACCACCACCGCTACCGTGCTCGCCCAGGCTATTACTCGCGAAGGCCTCAAGAACGTGGCCGCCGGTGCAAACCCGATGGATATCAAGCGCGGTATGGACGCCGCCGTTGACGCTGTCATTACCGAAATCGGCAAGATGGCCGTGAAGATCAACGGCAAGGAACACATTGCCCAGGTCGCAACGATTTCTGCAAACAACGACCCCGAAATTGGCGAACTCCTCGCCAATGCTATGGAAAAAGTCGGTAACGATGGCGTCATCACCATCGAAGAATCCAAGACCGCTGAAACTGTTCTCGACGTTGTCGAAGGTATGCAGTTCGACCGCGGCTACCTCTCTCCGTACTTCGTGACCAACACCGACAGCATGGAAGTGGCCCTCGAAAATCCGTACATCTTGCTGTACGACAAGAAGATTTCTACCATGAAGGATTTGCTGCCGATGCTCGAACACGTGGCAAAGCAGGGCAAGTCCCTCCTCATCATCGCCGAAGACGTCGATGGCGAAGCTCTCGCAACGCTCGTCGTTAACAAGATGCGCGGCACCCTGAAGGTTGCAGCCGTCAAGGCTCCGGGCTTTGGCGACCGTCGTAAGGCCATGCTCGAAGACATCGCTATCCTCACTGGCGGTATGCTGGTTTCCGAAGACACTGGCGCTAAGCTCGAAGACGCTCCGGTGACCGTGCTCGGCCAGGCCAAGTCCATCACCATCACGAAGGACAACACCACGATCGTCGAAGGTGCCGGTGACGCCGCTTCTATCAAGGGCCGTATCGCCCAAATCAAGAAGCAGATCGAAGCTACCACCAGCGACTACGACCGCGAAAAGCTCCAGGAACGCTTGGCCAAGCTCGCTGGCGGCGTTGCCGTGATCAAGGTCGGTGCAGCTACCGAAGTTGAAATGAAGGAAAAGAAGGACCGCGTCGACGACGCTATGCACGCAACCCGCGCTGCCGTCGAAGAAGGTATCGTTCCGGGTGGTGGCGTTGCCCTCATCCGTGCCGAAAAGGCTATTGACGCCCTCAAGTTCGATAACGCCGACCAGAAGACTGGCGCCGCCATCATTCGCCGCGCTATCGAAGAACCTCTCCGCCAGATTGTCCAGAACGCAGGCCTCGAAGGCTCTGTCGTGGTGAACAAGGTGAAGGAAGGCAAGGACAGCTTCGGCTACAACGCCAAGACCGACACCTACGAAGACCTCATCAAGGCTGGCGTGATCGACCCGGCCAAAGTGACCCGTACGGCCCTCAAGAATGCATCCTCCATCGCTTCGATGATTCTTACCACTGACTGCGTGATCGCAGAAAAGAAGGAACCGAAGCCGGCAGCTCCTGCCATGGATCCGTCCATGGGCATGGGCGGCATGATGTAA
- the groES gene encoding co-chaperone GroES — protein MIKPLADRIVVKPAEAEQKTSSGLFIPDNAKEKPMQGKVVAVGPGRKNDKGELVAMEVKVGDVVLYGKYSGTEVSVDGENYLIVKESDVIATL, from the coding sequence ATGATTAAGCCTCTTGCAGATCGAATCGTCGTCAAGCCGGCAGAAGCCGAACAGAAGACCTCCTCGGGTCTCTTTATCCCGGACAACGCCAAGGAAAAGCCGATGCAGGGTAAGGTTGTGGCCGTGGGCCCGGGTCGCAAGAACGACAAGGGTGAACTCGTTGCCATGGAAGTCAAGGTCGGCGATGTGGTGCTTTACGGCAAGTACAGCGGAACGGAAGTCTCCGTCGACGGCGAAAACTACCTCATCGTGAAGGAATCGGACGTCATCGCTACTCTGTAG
- a CDS encoding OmpA family protein has product MNRFGYAALFVVMLAFGQPLCARDLEPNKTHAVLTVTFTNEEDVPQAKKKLMFVGQNDPKKKITVTTDSEGEVTFHIPREDSYTIFCESLTGYFECGNTPYVSTTASTGGITVTFDDTRVELTGVTFKAGSAELEPNSLATLDAAIAGLKRNPKARIEIQGHTSSEGDDEMNQRLSEARAYAVLQYMKENGIDWGRLSASGYGSSQPRATNSTEEGRKKNRRIELRVLNEDEVPVEYK; this is encoded by the coding sequence ATGAACCGTTTCGGATATGCCGCTTTGTTTGTCGTTATGTTGGCGTTCGGCCAGCCGCTGTGCGCCCGTGATCTGGAGCCGAATAAGACGCACGCCGTGTTGACCGTGACTTTTACCAATGAAGAGGATGTTCCGCAGGCGAAAAAGAAACTGATGTTCGTTGGACAAAATGACCCGAAGAAAAAAATTACGGTGACCACCGATAGCGAGGGAGAAGTGACCTTCCATATCCCGCGCGAAGATTCCTACACGATTTTTTGTGAAAGCCTGACTGGATATTTTGAATGCGGCAACACGCCGTATGTCTCGACGACGGCGAGTACGGGCGGAATTACGGTGACTTTTGACGATACCCGCGTGGAACTGACCGGCGTGACCTTCAAGGCGGGAAGTGCTGAACTAGAGCCGAATTCGCTTGCGACTCTCGACGCGGCAATCGCGGGGCTGAAGAGAAATCCGAAGGCCAGGATCGAAATCCAGGGACATACCAGTTCCGAGGGCGACGACGAGATGAACCAGAGGCTGTCGGAGGCGCGTGCGTATGCCGTGCTGCAGTACATGAAGGAAAACGGCATTGACTGGGGGCGTCTATCGGCAAGCGGTTACGGTTCTTCGCAACCACGCGCGACGAACAGCACCGAGGAAGGCCGCAAGAAAAACCGCCGTATCGAGCTTCGCGTTTTGAACGAAGACGAAGTCCCGGTGGAGTATAAATAG
- a CDS encoding S1 RNA-binding domain-containing protein → MELGKYNRARVEEIMPQGYYLELETGGRVLLPGKREEFSLEEGEVLDVFVYMDSEDRPIATLDKPYATVGEFAVLEVKDVNRYGAFLDWGLNKDLFLPFKQQLGELRRGDRCVVYILEDDKSNRIVATEKIKSFLDTDTSELHLGQHVQLAAYEVTRDHIDFLVDYRYTGRLMVTPNTPRIYIGDTMSGYIQRFTEDGKITLNLTPVGYKGIMKSESPAAILKKLEEAGGFLPYGDHSDPEEIRREFNMSKKTFKKILGTLFREGKIVLGDDGFRKS, encoded by the coding sequence ATGGAATTAGGCAAATACAACCGCGCCCGCGTCGAAGAAATCATGCCGCAGGGCTACTACCTGGAACTTGAAACAGGCGGGCGCGTGCTGCTCCCCGGCAAACGGGAAGAATTTTCACTCGAAGAGGGTGAAGTTCTCGATGTATTCGTCTACATGGATTCCGAAGACCGCCCCATCGCGACCCTCGATAAACCCTACGCTACCGTCGGTGAATTCGCAGTCCTCGAGGTCAAGGACGTGAACCGCTACGGTGCCTTCTTGGACTGGGGCCTCAACAAGGATCTGTTCCTGCCGTTCAAGCAGCAACTCGGCGAACTCCGTCGCGGAGACCGCTGCGTCGTCTACATCCTCGAAGACGACAAGAGCAACCGCATCGTCGCGACCGAAAAAATCAAGAGTTTCCTCGATACGGACACCTCTGAGCTTCACCTGGGGCAGCATGTGCAGCTCGCCGCCTACGAGGTCACCCGCGACCACATCGACTTCCTCGTCGATTACCGCTACACGGGTCGCCTCATGGTCACGCCGAACACGCCGCGCATCTACATTGGCGACACGATGTCCGGTTACATCCAGCGATTCACCGAAGACGGTAAGATTACGCTGAACCTCACGCCTGTAGGCTACAAGGGCATCATGAAGAGCGAAAGCCCCGCCGCTATCCTCAAGAAACTTGAAGAAGCAGGCGGATTCCTCCCCTACGGGGACCACAGCGATCCCGAAGAAATTCGCCGCGAATTCAATATGTCCAAGAAGACTTTCAAGAAAATTCTGGGCACGCTCTTCCGCGAAGGTAAAATCGTCCTCGGCGACGACGGCTTCCGCAAAAGTTAG